From Ramlibacter tataouinensis, the proteins below share one genomic window:
- the odhB gene encoding 2-oxoglutarate dehydrogenase complex dihydrolipoyllysine-residue succinyltransferase gives MALVEVKVPQLSESVAEATLLQWKKKPGDAVAADEILIEIETDKVVLEVPAPASGVLAEIVQADGATVAADQLIAKIDTEGKAAAAAAPAQAAPAAPAPAPVAAAAAAMSGAKSDIAMPAAAKMMADNQLAAGSVPGTGRDGRVTKGDVIGALAGGNKPATAPVAAPTGAPKTLLPAVAAPVSAPDMGQRPEQRVPMSRLRARVAERLLQSQSTNAILTTFNEVNMAPVMEMRKRFQEKFEKEHGVKIGFMSFFVKAAVHALKKYPVLNASVDGNDIVYHGFFDIGIAVGSPRGLVVPILRNADQMSFADIEKKIAEFGAKARDGKLGIEEMTGGTFSISNGGVFGSMLSTPIINPPQSAILGVHATKDRAVVENGQIVVRPMNYLAMSYDHRIIDGREAVLGLVAMKEALEDPARLLFDI, from the coding sequence ATGGCTCTCGTTGAAGTCAAAGTGCCCCAGCTGTCCGAGTCTGTGGCCGAAGCGACCCTCCTGCAGTGGAAGAAGAAGCCCGGCGACGCCGTCGCCGCCGATGAAATCCTGATCGAGATCGAAACCGACAAGGTCGTGCTCGAAGTGCCCGCGCCGGCCTCCGGCGTGCTGGCCGAGATCGTGCAAGCCGACGGCGCCACCGTCGCGGCCGATCAACTCATCGCCAAGATCGATACCGAAGGCAAGGCCGCGGCCGCAGCGGCTCCGGCCCAGGCGGCGCCAGCTGCGCCGGCGCCGGCGCCCGTCGCAGCAGCTGCTGCCGCGATGTCCGGCGCAAAGTCGGACATCGCCATGCCGGCCGCCGCGAAGATGATGGCCGACAACCAGCTCGCCGCGGGCTCCGTGCCGGGTACCGGCCGCGACGGCCGCGTGACCAAGGGCGACGTCATCGGCGCACTGGCAGGCGGCAACAAGCCCGCGACCGCCCCGGTCGCCGCGCCCACCGGCGCGCCCAAGACCCTGCTGCCGGCCGTGGCGGCCCCGGTGTCCGCGCCCGACATGGGGCAGCGTCCGGAGCAGCGCGTTCCCATGAGCCGCCTGCGTGCGCGGGTGGCCGAGCGCCTGCTGCAGTCGCAATCGACCAACGCCATCCTCACCACCTTCAACGAGGTGAACATGGCGCCGGTGATGGAGATGCGCAAGCGTTTCCAGGAGAAGTTCGAGAAGGAGCATGGCGTCAAGATCGGCTTCATGAGCTTTTTCGTGAAGGCGGCGGTCCACGCGCTGAAGAAGTACCCGGTGCTCAACGCCTCGGTCGACGGCAACGACATCGTCTACCACGGCTTCTTCGACATCGGCATCGCCGTGGGTTCCCCGCGCGGCCTGGTGGTGCCCATCCTGCGCAATGCCGACCAGATGAGCTTTGCCGACATCGAGAAGAAGATCGCCGAGTTCGGTGCCAAGGCGCGCGACGGCAAGCTGGGCATCGAGGAGATGACCGGCGGCACCTTCTCCATCTCCAACGGCGGCGTGTTCGGCTCGATGCTGTCCACCCCGATCATCAACCCGCCGCAATCGGCGATCCTGGGCGTGCACGCGACCAAGGACCGCGCCGTGGTGGAGAACGGCCAGATCGTGGTGCGCCCGATGAACTACCTGGCCATGTCCTATGACCACCGCATCATCGACGGCCGCGAGGCCGTGCTGGGCCTGGTGGCGATGAAGGAAGCGCTGGAAGACCCCGCGCGCCTGCTCTTTGACATCTAA